Part of the Rhodothermus bifroesti genome, TTGGCTGTGCAAGAAGATGGCACGTTCAAGCCTCGTAAAGCCCTAGAGCGTATTTATCTTAAGGAAAAAGGCCTTAAGCCTAGCGACGAAGTCATTGCCTATTGCCGCATTGGTGAGCGTTCGAGCCACACCTGGTTTGTGCTAAAATACCTGCTTGGCTTTGAGCGGGTCAAAAACTACGATGGTTCGTGGACCGAGTGGGGCAACCTTGTGGGCGTGCCTATTGAGCAAGGCGATCCGGAAGCGCGTAAATGACCAAGCTGGAAAGCATCCTAGCGTTGTTCCAGGAGGCCGATCCGGAAATGCGGCTGGCGCTGCTGTTGGAGTTTGCGGAACGGCTACCTCCGTTACCAGCAGCCTATGTGCCGCTTCGGGATGCTGGACTGGGCATGGTGCACGAGTGCCAGTCTCCGGTATTTTTGCTGGTTGAACTCCAGGAGGGGTGCGTGCGCATTTATGCTGACGCTCCGCGTGAGGCGCCCACCCCGCGTGGATTTATAGCGTTGCTTATGGAAGCTTTTGATGGCGCTTTGCCAGAGCAGGTCTTAGCCGCACCGGAAGACCTCTTGTATCGTTTAGGTATTGCTCCGCTGCTGGGCATGCAGCGGTTGCGAGGGCTGACGGGAATCTATCAAAAGCTACGACGCGAGGTGGCCGAAAAGGCGACTAGGGGGTCAGGACAGCAAATCAGGGTTTAGAAAAGTTCGATGGCTGATCTCCTGTCGGAGCCGCTGCAAGGTAATGAGTTGTTGCATGATTTCGCGCAGGCGCGCTTCATCGTGTTGCGACCGCAACTGTTCTTGTTGGAGCTGGTGGATAACCGTGTCGATGCGTTGCAGCTTTAGCCGCACGATAGCGTCGGCAGCAATTTCAAAGGCTTGGTCAGAAATACGGGGTACGAGAATGCCGCGCCGCTTCCAGCCCTCGGAAGGCTCATAAGGATCCATCATGACATCGGTGGCTACTTGTTGCAGTTCCGCACCGTAGCGTCCCTCAAGAAAAGGGCGGGCGTCGATAGGCTCCCCGGCCTCATACTGTTCTAGCAGGCGGGCTGCCAACTGTCGCGGAGGGCCTTCGGTAAACTCCGCGAGCGCCATATGACCCAAGACAAAAGCCACCATAGAGCGTCCTTCCTGGAGCATCAGGCGCAACAGCAATTTTTCTGAAGGCAGTAAGGACTGTGATGGCTGGGGAGGGGAAGTCGGTGCAGAAGGTATGCGAGGGGGGGAGGAAGAAGGTAGGCTAGTGGACGAAAGCACACGCAAAAGTTCAAACAAACGCACTTCAGGGAGGCGAAGCACTTCGGAAGCGCGCCGAAGATAGGTTTCCCGCAAGAGAGGATCAGGGAAGCGGGCAATAGATTGCACGATTTCCCGGGCGAGTTGGGCTTCGCCTTCTGGCGTGTCCAGCATGCCCTGGCGTCGGGCCAGTTGGTGGCGAAACGAAATAAAATCGAGACGATAGCGCTCAAGGTATTCTTGGAGGGCTTCGCTGCTGTTTTGGTGTACAAACGAGTCAGGGTCTTCACCGGCAGGCAGCACCACCACATAGACGGGTAGGCCCTGCGCTAAACATAGATCGATGCTGCGTAGTGCAGCTTGCTCACCGGCCGGATCGGCATCGTAAAGCAGCAGTATGCGCTTGGCGTAGCGTGCTAAAAGCCGGACCTGCTCTAAGGTGAGTGCGGTGCCACTGGTGGCAACGGTGTGTTCAATACCCGCTTGATGGAGGGCAATTACGTCTGTGTAGCCTTCGACCAGAATGGCTTCTTCCAGCTTGCGAATAGCATGGCGTGCTTGATAAAGGCCGTAGAGTACCCGTCCTTTTTGGTAGACTGGCGTTTCAGGAGAATTAATGTATTTAGGCTGTTCAGGATCAGGCTCTAGAAGGCGCCCAGCAAATCCCACCACCTTGCCCACGTGCGAAAAGATCGGAAACATCAGTCGATGTCGGAAGCGGTCGTAGAATCCGCCGCGTTCGCGCCGGGGGAGCACTAGGCCTGCCTGCTCAAAGACCTCCAGGCGAAAGCCAGATGCGACCGCTGCTGTGGCTAAAGCATCCCAAGCTTTGGGGGCATAGCCTAATCCAAAACGCTGCGCGGTAGCTGGACGAACGCCTCGGCTTTTGAGATAAGCGCGGGCAAGCTTGCCCGATGTTTCGTGCGTCAGCTGGGTAAAATAAAAGCGTGCTGCAAAGCGCAATGCCTGAAACAGCGGTTCGCGTTCATCTTCGCCCGCTTCTTCACTCTGGGGCAGCGGAATGCCAGCACGTTCCGCTAAGAGGCGCACAGCCTCTACAAAGCTCACCCCTTCGATTTGCTGGATAAAAGCAAATACATCCCCTCCTGCGCCACACCCAAAGCACTTGAAGATCCCTAGTTTGGGATTTACACTAAAAGAGGGGGTTTTTTCCTGATGGAAAGGGCACAACCCAAAATAATTTGATCCCCGCTGCTTGAGCGGAACGTACGCGCCAACAACCTCAACGATGTCAAGGCTGGCGCGGATGGCTGCAAGCGTTTCATCCGGGATGCGCATGAAGCCAGACCAAAAAACTGAGCCACAGCAAAGTTAAACCATGTACGCCTGCAACAGTCCCTCGATCCGTGCTGAACCAATGCCGCATCAGGACGTTTGGCACAGCCGTAGTTTCAAACGATCGCTATGATGTCAACCCAAAGCCCTAAGCTAGCCGCGCTGCGACGGCTTTTTCCGCACACGCAAGCGCAAATTTACCTCAACCACGCGGCAACCGGTCCGCTCAGTCGACCCGTAGTGCGTGCTGTTCAGCGTTATCTCTGGCAACGCCATCAAGGCCCGATCGACAACTATGCTGAGCTAGAGGCTATTGTGCAGGAAACCCGAAGGTTGGTAGCGCAGCTGCTGGGCACCTCGCCCGATCGCATCGCTTTTGCCCCCAGCACGTCGGCTGCTTTAGGACTGCTTGCACAGGGGTTGGATTGGAAGCCAGGAGACCGGATTGCTATCCCTGCCTGCGAATTTCCAGCAAATGTATTTCCGTTTCTCAATTTGCAACGCAAAGGCGTTGTGGTCGATTTTATTCCTCATCGCAACGGTACGTTTACGGTTGAGGATGTTGCCCGTGTGTTAACACCCCGAACACGTCTGGTTACGCTAAGTTGGGTGCAGTTTCTGTCGGGGTTCTGTGCAGACCTTTCGGCTATTGCAGCGCTTTGCCACGAACGGGGCATCTGGCTTAGTGTCGATGCCATTCAGGGCTTGGGCGCACTGCCCTTAAACGTGGAGGTATCGGGGGTCGATTTTCTGGCCAGTGGCACGCATAAGTGGCTTATGGGATTGCAAGGGCTAGCTCTTTGCTACGTGCGGCCCGAGTTGCAAGCCGTGTTACATCCGCCCGCGGGCTGGTTGCACGGTCCTGTTGATTGGGAGCACCTAACGGACTATCGGCTTATCTTTTATCCAGATGCGCGTCGCTACGAAACCGGCACACTAAATCAAACTGCCCTGGTTGCGCTACATGCTGCTTTGCGACTACACCTAGCTGCGGGACCTGCGTGGTGTGCGCGGCGCGTGCTCGCATTGCAGCAGCGCTTAGGTGAAGGACTGGAGCAATTGGGTTTGACCCGCTACGGTAGTGCTGATCCTGCGCACGCTTCTGGGATCATTAGCGTGCAGCATCCACAGGCCCAGGCATTAGCGCTTGCGCTGCAACGCCGGCATATTGTGGTTTCAGTACGCAATGGCATGCTTCGCTTTTCTCCTACCTACTACAACAGCATGCAAGAAATCGATCTTACGCTTGAGGCCGTAGCAGACTTTTTGGGCAAACGCAAACGGTCGCGTAATGCAAAATAAAAAGGCTCCTCCATTTTCAGAGGAGCCTATGAGAACCAGTAAAGGTGAGCAGCCGGACCTATAGCGCCTTTACTGTCCCATGAACACGCCTTCGATATCCTCTGGGCGATTGTTTTCCCCGTTTTCCATCTGGCGTCGCTGCGAACGCCGGTTGCCCTGATGACCGAAGTTGTACGTAAAGGTCAGAAACACCTGCTGGGCGTTCCAGCTCCGCGTAAAGCGCTGGTAAAAGAGTGCGTCTTCCCGCACGCCTTCAAAGCGCATCGTGTTGAACAGATCGCTAATGCGTACGCTAAGGCTAGCTTGGTTGTTGAGGAATTGCTGACGTAGCGCTAGGTCGGCCATGGAGCGGCCAGAGATGCGGCCGCGTTCTACATCGAGCGGCGAGCTGTAGAAGTAGGAGAACTGCAGTGCTAGGCCAGGCATCAGCGTCATGGTGGTGTTGAGCCGCGTGCTCCATCCAATGGCATCGCTGCCCAGGTCTGTGTCGACGTTGCTTCCATCGGTAGTAACGCGGAAAACGTTGAGGCTAGCAAAAGCATTCAGTCGATTGCCTAAACGGAACGTGCCTACGGTTTCAACCCCCCAGTCGTCCCGAGAAGCCAAGTTTTTGAACGTTACAATGGAAACGCCGCTCGACGGATCTAGTGTTTCGTACCACCGGATGACGTCCACGGTGTAGCGATAGTAGGGGGTGAGCGTGAGCGTCAAGGCAGGCGAGATCCACGAGTAGCTCAGCTCAAAAGCATGGGTGTATTCTGGATCAAGATAAGGGTTACCTTGGCGCCGGAATAAGGGATCGTCGTAATCGCTCAGTGGATTGAGCTGCCAGGTATTGGGACGGTTGATCCGCTTACTGTAGCTTAGGCGAAACTGATGCGTTTGCACTGGGCGGAAGCTCAGAAAAACGCTTGGGAAGAGGCTGAAATAATCTTTTTGGTAGGTTTCCCCCAATGTTTTCTGCACAAACTCGGTGCGTGCCTGCTCGGCCCGTAGACCTAGCTGTACGCCAAAGACCCCGGCATCGTAATTCACGATGCCATAGGCGGCGTGCTGTTCCAAGGTATAGCGAAAGTTATTGGCAAGACGACGCGGGTTGTTCGAGAAGATCTCATAGCTTTGCGCGTAGTCATTTTGGTTTAGGCTGCCTTTATAGCCAGCTTCTAAGCGCAGCCGATCGCTGAGCGGGCGCATATAGTCGATCTGCAGCGAAAGCGTAGATTCGCGTTCGTCCTGCTCGTTGCGTTCCCGCTGGAGCAGTTGGGTTGGATCTCCTTCGAGCGACAGGGCCTGCTGCACGTAGTGCTCGAGCTCGTCGTCGCGTTCGCGCTCGAAGCGCAGCTCTGCGTTAAGTTCATGTTTGGAAGGGTCGACGACGCGCCGGAAAAAGAGGCGGTAGTCCATGTTGAAGTCGTTGCGGCGGCCGTCTACACGCCGTTCATATTGGGATAGCAGGTTTTGGGAGGCGTCCAAGTTTTGGTAAAGCGCGCGACTATCTTGGCTGCCGCCGCGAAAACTAAGCAGTGCGGAAGCGCCTAGCGTGCTGATACGGTTTAGGCTGTATTCTAGCGTGGCGTTGAGGTTGTGGGCGTAACGGTTAAACGTGCCCCGGTCGAGCTGTTCTAAATAGGTGAGTGGGTCCTCGTAGCGGTTTTCACGAAAACGTTCGCCTTCAACAGGGCGATTGCCCGTGCGAAAGCCGTAGTTTGTGGTTAGGTTAATCCGGTTACGCTGGTAGGTAAGCGTTCCAGAAGCGTTGTAGGTATCTTGCGTACCTGCCCCCAGGGTAAGGTTGCCACCTAAGCCTAAGTCTTGATTTTGCCGCAGTACAATGTTGATCAGTCCGGCCATGCCGTCTGGTTCGTACTTGGCCGAGGGGTTGGGGATGATTTCCACACGCTCGATCGCATCCGCAGGGAGTCCTTCCAGAAAGCGGGTTAAGGTTTCGCCCTGAAGGGCAGAAGGCCGACCGTTAATCAGGATGGCCACGTTTTGATTCCCGCGTAGGCTAATGCGGCCTTCGACATCGATCTCTACCGAAGGAATGTTACGCAGCACGTCGACGGCTGCACCCCCAACGCTGACCAGTTGCTCCCGGGTATTGTAGACGATACGATCGATGCCGATCTCCACTGCTTCGCGCTCAGCGGTAACCTGCACTTCCTGCAGTAAAGCGGTATCAGGTGTCAGACGAATTACCCCTAAATCAACCTGCAAGGCCGCAGGTGGCCGCAAGGTGACGTCCGAGATCACCTGCCGCTGATAGCCTACAAAGCTGATGGTTACATAATAGCGGCCAGGGCGTAGCCCTTCGATAGCAAAACGTCCCTGCGCATCGGTTACCGCACCTGTAACCAATGTGGAATCGCTGCTTCGCCACACGGCAATGGTGGCCGTTTCAACCGGTTTGTTGGTCGAGGCATCCAGCACCTGCCCAGAAAGACGCGCCAAAATTGGGGGACCAGCTGTACGATCCTGAGCCTGTGCCGCTCCGGTCAGCCAGGCCCCCAAAAGCAATCCCCAAAGTGCAGCCCGCGTCCACATAGCGTTTTCTCCTGAAAATTTGCGTCGTTGACCACAGCGTTATACTGAAAGGGGCGGTGTTCGGATACGCTATGGTGCATGAGCCGCACAGACCTGTTATGAGTTGCACGAACGCGCTGTGGACGGGAGAACTCACCGGCTGACGATAACTGGGAAGGTGCGGGTAACGTTTGGCAATTGTAAGCGGACAAGGTAAAGCCCTGCGGCTACTCGACGGCCATAAGCATCTTGGCCTTTCCAGAGATAGGTAAAATGCCCGGCTGGCAGCTCAGGTGTCGATTCCATGTAAAGCTGGCGTCCTAATAGATCAAAAACCCCTACCGTGAGCGAAGCTGGGGCCGGAAGACGGCCAGAAAACACCACGGCTTGGTGATGTTCTGGAAAGAACGGTTGGGGATAAGGGGGCAAAAAGAGCACTTGCTGGGGAAGCTCAAGCGGCATCTCCTCAGGTGGGGATGTGCGGACCTGGGTGGGGAGGTAACGTTCTTCAGGGGAGACCGCAATCCAACGCAAAGGAGATCGCGTGTCGGCGTCTGTACCATGCAGTAACCCTAAAGCATAACTTCCGGCGGGGAAAGGTTGACCATCTAGGCGGTACAGTACAAGCGTAATTCGGCCTTCCGGCTGGCCTAGCTGCAAGGAGGCATGAGCAGGAAGCCGGATGGTAGTCGAATCGTATCGAAGCGATGCCGCTCGGGGCAGTGTAAGTTGCAAAGCTCCAAACGCTACGGTGGATTCAACCTGCAAGCGTAGCTGATCTGGTCCGTCAGCCAGCAGGTATAGTACTATGGGGGTATCGTTTTTCCCAGGTTCTTGGGGCAGTGTCGGCGGAGGTACGGGTAGAGGATGCCCATCAGGCCAGGTGTCGCGGGCGATCGCTTGGGCAAGCAATACGATGTCTTCCAGGTGTAGCTGCCCATCGCCTTGAGGAAATGGCGCCACGTCCAGCACAAGCCGGTCTTGGCCGTCTGGTCTAGTGAGTCCAAGCACATAGCGAATGCTGCGCTGGAGGTCGGCAACATCGACGCGCCCATCTTCAGTCGGATCTCCTAAGCCCCCGGTGCCCAGTGCCTCGACAACGACTAAGCTATCGCCCTCGGTAGCGTTATGCCGCAGGCGCAGCGTTGTCGTCCGCCAGCCAAAATCCCGAAGTGTGGGATGGAACGTGAGCATGAGGGCAGCGGTGTCGTTGGGTGCTAAGTCGAGCGAATCAGGTAACAGACGTAAGGTAGGATCTAGGGGCTGCCTTGCCCAAAGGCGTACTGACCGCAAACCTCCAGGATTGACTATCCGAAGGGCAGTCGTGCGGCTGCTGCCCACGGCCGTGGGACCTAAACGTAACGTGTCGGCAAGGATCCGAATGTAGGCCAAGCGGGGCCGAATTGTGAGCCTCTGAGCTCTAGGATAGCGAGCTAGCGTAATGAGCGTGGCTTCTGGTGTGGCTGCTGTGGCCCGGAGCTCTTTGAGGATAACTTTCCCGGAAACTTGGGTGCCAACGTCGGCCGCTACAAGCTGCAGGCGCAAGAGCTCGGGATAGTCGTTGGGCGCTAGTCCAGCGCCGACGTTGTCAAGCATGAGCAACGTGACATTGCGGCCTTGCTGTGCCAGCTGCAGGGTCCAGTTGCTAGCGTTAGGTAGGGAGGCGCCTGGGCGTATGCTGATGTTCAGCCAGGGAATAGCTGGCAACTCCAACTGCAGCTGCAAACCTTGCATGGGTAGCAAGGGAGCGTCCCAACGCAAGCGCAGCGCAAGCGTTAAGGTGTCGAGCGCCAGGGCAGTGGTACGGACGGGGAGTAAACCAAGATAGCTGTTAGGCAGCTCAGCTGTAGCGCTCAAGTGCACGATGTAGGTAAAAGCTCCTGTACGCAGCGCCCAAGCATCAAACCAAGACCCTTCAGCGGAAGGGGCTACCGCGAGCTGCAGCGTGTCGGTGCTGCCAGCTGTAAGGTGGCGGGTGTTTGGCTGTCCTAGCCAAGGCGTAGGAAGCGGCGGTAGGGCGATGGTGAGTGCCGAGTCGGTCTGATTGCGCAGGATGAGTTGGATGCTTACTGTGTCGCCTGGGGCAACAAAGCCGGCGTGTACTGCTGGTGGTAATGCCACAAATGGCGGGCGCGAAAGCGTTCCTGTGCCGTAGAGCGTGATATCGTCCAGCTGCAGGCGCGCGCTGCTGCTTTGTCCGCCCAAAGCATCAAAGCAGAGCTGCAAAGCTGCTCTGCCGGAAAGGGTGTTCGGTAGGGCAAAACTGAACCTGACCCAACTGCCATCGGTTTGGGGAAGCGCCTGTCCAGCGGGTGCAATGACGTAAGGAAAGGTTTGGCCTCCATCGATCGAAGCGCGCACAACAAGATGTAAGGAGGGGTATGAAGCTGTTCGGCGTGCCCAGTAGGTCAGTTGTGTTAAAGCCGCTTGCGTGACATCTAGTACTGGTGAGCAAAGGCGATCCCCCTCTTGACCTTGCAGGGCAAAGCTGTTACCGCCAGATCCTGACGAAGGCGTTTGTGTCGTGACTGTCCAGCGCGTAGCTTGCCAGCCTGGAGGAAAGGGCAAGAGCGTTGTTACGGTTTCTTGAAAAAGAACGTTTTGGGCATACAGGGGGCTTAAAGGCAACAAGCATAGCAGCCAAAGGTGCCGTATCATGGTGTTGAAACGCTTGGCTTAAGGCGAAAGGACCTTGAGGCCGGCACAGAGCGGCAGGGCATCCGACCTTTCTTTCGAAAGAAAAAGGGTACATTGAGGAATAACGCAGCCCTGTGTTTAGAATCCGTGAAATTGTGTTGGTGAAATCCTCTCCGTGCGGTTCATATATTGCAGCGTGCAGTTCATTACGCTAGGAGGTGACCTTAAGCGCTGCAAAGCGTTCTATTTACATCTTCCGAAAAGCAAACAGATTATGGTGCAAATGCGGCAGGGATGGTGGCGCAGCTGGTGGGGCACAGCCGTTGTGATTTGGCTGTTTTGGACGTTTTTGGCGGTGCTGGTAGCTACCGGCAAGCTCCTGGACCCACGTCTGGCGGCGCATAGTGCTGCCTTGGTGCAGCGGCAGGTGTTGCATGTTTTCTCTGAGTTTTATAGTTGGGCTTTGCTAACCCCGTTTATTTTTTGGATCAGCCGTCGGTTGACGTTCGACCGACCGCATTGGGGAAGGCGGTTGCTAATGCATGGGGCAATTGGGGTGGGTGTGGCTTTGCTGATGGAGATTTGGGTGGATTTCTTGTATTTCTATGTGTATCAGCTGCCTTGGCGACGTGGGCCATTTGACTTGTTTGCGGGCATTCGGCACTTTTGGTTCATTAACGAGCTAGTGACCTATTTTGCGGTGCTCGCTGCTGGTTTTGCCCGGGATTATTTTATTCGTTACCAGCAGCGTCAAGAAGAGACAATTCGGCTTCGGGCGCAAGCTGCCGACTTGCAAGCGCGCCTGACCGAAGCCCGGCTCCAAGCCTTGCGGATGCAACTAAACCCGCATTTTTTGTTTAACACGCTGCATGCCATCTCGGCGTTGGTTGAGCGGGATCCTCGAGGGGTACGGCACATGATTGCGCGTTTGAGTGAACTGCTGCGCTACGCTCTGGATGAAAGTGCCACGCAAGAGGTTCCTTTGTCTCAAGAATTGCGCTTCTTAGAAGGGTATCTCGAAATTCAGCAAATCCGTTTTCAGGGCCGCTTAGCGGTGCAAAAAGAAATTGCGTCGGATGTGCTGGAAGCCCTAGTGCCTACGCTCATTTTGCAGCCATTGGTCGAAAATGCGGTCAAGCATGGCGTTGGGCAGCTAGAAGGTCCAGGCCAGATTACACTGAAAGCTTGGCGTGAAAAGGATTATTTATGCCTCAGCGTTCGCGACAATGGTCCCGGTTTTGCAGGAAATGGGCGGTGGCGGGAGGGGTTGGGGCTGCGCAATACGCGAGCGCGGCTTGAGGGGCTCTACGGTGAGGCTTATCAGATGGTGTTGCGTGAAGCCCTCGAGGGGGGGCTGGAAGTCTGCATCCGGCTACCGTATCATACCCAGGCTGATTTGCGCGTAGTCGCTCATGCCGATGTCTGAACGCCTGATGCGTGTGCTCATTGTCGATGATGAGCCACTGGCCCGTCAGCGCCTGGTAGATCTGTTGCAGGACCGCAG contains:
- a CDS encoding SufE family protein: MTKLESILALFQEADPEMRLALLLEFAERLPPLPAAYVPLRDAGLGMVHECQSPVFLLVELQEGCVRIYADAPREAPTPRGFIALLMEAFDGALPEQVLAAPEDLLYRLGIAPLLGMQRLRGLTGIYQKLRREVAEKATRGSGQQIRV
- the dnaG gene encoding DNA primase; protein product: MRIPDETLAAIRASLDIVEVVGAYVPLKQRGSNYFGLCPFHQEKTPSFSVNPKLGIFKCFGCGAGGDVFAFIQQIEGVSFVEAVRLLAERAGIPLPQSEEAGEDEREPLFQALRFAARFYFTQLTHETSGKLARAYLKSRGVRPATAQRFGLGYAPKAWDALATAAVASGFRLEVFEQAGLVLPRRERGGFYDRFRHRLMFPIFSHVGKVVGFAGRLLEPDPEQPKYINSPETPVYQKGRVLYGLYQARHAIRKLEEAILVEGYTDVIALHQAGIEHTVATSGTALTLEQVRLLARYAKRILLLYDADPAGEQAALRSIDLCLAQGLPVYVVVLPAGEDPDSFVHQNSSEALQEYLERYRLDFISFRHQLARRQGMLDTPEGEAQLAREIVQSIARFPDPLLRETYLRRASEVLRLPEVRLFELLRVLSSTSLPSSSPPRIPSAPTSPPQPSQSLLPSEKLLLRLMLQEGRSMVAFVLGHMALAEFTEGPPRQLAARLLEQYEAGEPIDARPFLEGRYGAELQQVATDVMMDPYEPSEGWKRRGILVPRISDQAFEIAADAIVRLKLQRIDTVIHQLQQEQLRSQHDEARLREIMQQLITLQRLRQEISHRTFLNPDLLS
- a CDS encoding aminotransferase class V-fold PLP-dependent enzyme translates to MMSTQSPKLAALRRLFPHTQAQIYLNHAATGPLSRPVVRAVQRYLWQRHQGPIDNYAELEAIVQETRRLVAQLLGTSPDRIAFAPSTSAALGLLAQGLDWKPGDRIAIPACEFPANVFPFLNLQRKGVVVDFIPHRNGTFTVEDVARVLTPRTRLVTLSWVQFLSGFCADLSAIAALCHERGIWLSVDAIQGLGALPLNVEVSGVDFLASGTHKWLMGLQGLALCYVRPELQAVLHPPAGWLHGPVDWEHLTDYRLIFYPDARRYETGTLNQTALVALHAALRLHLAAGPAWCARRVLALQQRLGEGLEQLGLTRYGSADPAHASGIISVQHPQAQALALALQRRHIVVSVRNGMLRFSPTYYNSMQEIDLTLEAVADFLGKRKRSRNAK
- a CDS encoding TonB-dependent receptor domain-containing protein; its protein translation is MWTRAALWGLLLGAWLTGAAQAQDRTAGPPILARLSGQVLDASTNKPVETATIAVWRSSDSTLVTGAVTDAQGRFAIEGLRPGRYYVTISFVGYQRQVISDVTLRPPAALQVDLGVIRLTPDTALLQEVQVTAEREAVEIGIDRIVYNTREQLVSVGGAAVDVLRNIPSVEIDVEGRISLRGNQNVAILINGRPSALQGETLTRFLEGLPADAIERVEIIPNPSAKYEPDGMAGLINIVLRQNQDLGLGGNLTLGAGTQDTYNASGTLTYQRNRINLTTNYGFRTGNRPVEGERFRENRYEDPLTYLEQLDRGTFNRYAHNLNATLEYSLNRISTLGASALLSFRGGSQDSRALYQNLDASQNLLSQYERRVDGRRNDFNMDYRLFFRRVVDPSKHELNAELRFERERDDELEHYVQQALSLEGDPTQLLQRERNEQDERESTLSLQIDYMRPLSDRLRLEAGYKGSLNQNDYAQSYEIFSNNPRRLANNFRYTLEQHAAYGIVNYDAGVFGVQLGLRAEQARTEFVQKTLGETYQKDYFSLFPSVFLSFRPVQTHQFRLSYSKRINRPNTWQLNPLSDYDDPLFRRQGNPYLDPEYTHAFELSYSWISPALTLTLTPYYRYTVDVIRWYETLDPSSGVSIVTFKNLASRDDWGVETVGTFRLGNRLNAFASLNVFRVTTDGSNVDTDLGSDAIGWSTRLNTTMTLMPGLALQFSYFYSSPLDVERGRISGRSMADLALRQQFLNNQASLSVRISDLFNTMRFEGVREDALFYQRFTRSWNAQQVFLTFTYNFGHQGNRRSQRRQMENGENNRPEDIEGVFMGQ
- a CDS encoding sensor histidine kinase; translation: MVQMRQGWWRSWWGTAVVIWLFWTFLAVLVATGKLLDPRLAAHSAALVQRQVLHVFSEFYSWALLTPFIFWISRRLTFDRPHWGRRLLMHGAIGVGVALLMEIWVDFLYFYVYQLPWRRGPFDLFAGIRHFWFINELVTYFAVLAAGFARDYFIRYQQRQEETIRLRAQAADLQARLTEARLQALRMQLNPHFLFNTLHAISALVERDPRGVRHMIARLSELLRYALDESATQEVPLSQELRFLEGYLEIQQIRFQGRLAVQKEIASDVLEALVPTLILQPLVENAVKHGVGQLEGPGQITLKAWREKDYLCLSVRDNGPGFAGNGRWREGLGLRNTRARLEGLYGEAYQMVLREALEGGLEVCIRLPYHTQADLRVVAHADV